One region of Mangifera indica cultivar Alphonso chromosome 3, CATAS_Mindica_2.1, whole genome shotgun sequence genomic DNA includes:
- the LOC123212124 gene encoding uncharacterized protein LOC123212124 isoform X1, giving the protein MEMARVRNWWSHSKRVLFIWFISLVLFYSLFHMALQNLSQNQKYPFSASDSRIANEERRAKLYDKMARDLDEHGAVFLKQGETSQSLSLSDIFNLKDGVVTPVLKAANPPVRANVLYMSTEYSVHISEAVKRIFSPHFDKEISISLFVTSFLACLNGSLLAIWFQNSSLYHFSMFHASHHISPVPATEDEIEAEVAAVRAVAEGLCPLKIVLDRVVLTSTGVLLGCWQVISGADPVTIRAKLRTALPHAPEKQLYDDAILHTSFARLLGHPTASSMDHQNTSDQLKFFHELVARLNSEIHGFEAKVSELWYVKSTTCWRSPWTDE; this is encoded by the exons ATGGAGATGGCAAGGGTTAGAAATTGGTGGAGTCATTCAAAGAGGGTACTTTTTATCTGGTTTATCTCTCTCGTCTTGTTCTACTCTTTGTTTCACATGGCCCTCCAGAATTTATCCCAGAACCAGAAATACCCTTTTTCTGCTTCAG attcTCGTATTGCAAATGAGGAGCGGAGGgcaaaattatatgataagatGGCGAGGGATTTGGATGAGCATGGAGCGGTTTTTCTGAAGCAAGGGGAAACATCTCAGTCATTGTCACTTTCAGATATCTTCAATCTCAAAGATGGAGTTGTAACACCTGTACTTAAG GCAGCAAATCCTCCTGTACGAGCAAATGTTTTGTATATGAGCACAGAGTATTCAGTGCATATCTC AGAGGCTGTAAAACGTATATTCAGTCCACATTTTGATAAAG agatttcaatttctttatttgttaCCTCATTTTTGGCATGCTTAAATGGATCTTTGTTAGCAATATGGTTTCAGAATTCAAGTTtgtaccattttagcatgtttCACGCCTCCCATCATATTTCACCTGTCCCTGCCACTGAAGATGAG ATTGAAGCTGAAGTAGCCGCTGTTAGAGCTGTGGCAGAGGGCCTCTGTCCTCTAAAAATTGTCCTAGACAGGGTGGTTTTAACTTCAACTGGTGTGCTTCTGGGTTGCTGGCAG GTGATTTCTGGAGCTGATCCTGTAACTATTCGTGCTAAGCTGAGAACTGCTCTTCCACATGCACCTGAGAAGCAGCTT TATGATGATGCTATTCTTCACACATCATTTGCAAGGCTTCTGGGTCACCCTACGGCTTCATCCATG GACCATCAAAATACTTCAGATCAACTCAAATTCTTCCACGAACTAGTTGCTCGTCTAAACAGCGAAATCCATGGATTCGAG GCAAAGGTGTCTGAGCTCTGGTACGTGAAGAGTACGACTTGTTGGCGCTCGCCTTGGACGGACGAATGA
- the LOC123212124 gene encoding uncharacterized protein LOC123212124 isoform X2, translating into MEMARVRNWWSHSKRVLFIWFISLVLFYSLFHMALQNLSQNQKYPFSASDSRIANEERRAKLYDKMARDLDEHGAVFLKQGETSQSLSLSDIFNLKDGVVTPVLKAANPPVRANVLYMSTEYSVHISEAVKRIFSPHFDKAIWFQNSSLYHFSMFHASHHISPVPATEDEIEAEVAAVRAVAEGLCPLKIVLDRVVLTSTGVLLGCWQVISGADPVTIRAKLRTALPHAPEKQLYDDAILHTSFARLLGHPTASSMDHQNTSDQLKFFHELVARLNSEIHGFEAKVSELWYVKSTTCWRSPWTDE; encoded by the exons ATGGAGATGGCAAGGGTTAGAAATTGGTGGAGTCATTCAAAGAGGGTACTTTTTATCTGGTTTATCTCTCTCGTCTTGTTCTACTCTTTGTTTCACATGGCCCTCCAGAATTTATCCCAGAACCAGAAATACCCTTTTTCTGCTTCAG attcTCGTATTGCAAATGAGGAGCGGAGGgcaaaattatatgataagatGGCGAGGGATTTGGATGAGCATGGAGCGGTTTTTCTGAAGCAAGGGGAAACATCTCAGTCATTGTCACTTTCAGATATCTTCAATCTCAAAGATGGAGTTGTAACACCTGTACTTAAG GCAGCAAATCCTCCTGTACGAGCAAATGTTTTGTATATGAGCACAGAGTATTCAGTGCATATCTC AGAGGCTGTAAAACGTATATTCAGTCCACATTTTGATAAAG CAATATGGTTTCAGAATTCAAGTTtgtaccattttagcatgtttCACGCCTCCCATCATATTTCACCTGTCCCTGCCACTGAAGATGAG ATTGAAGCTGAAGTAGCCGCTGTTAGAGCTGTGGCAGAGGGCCTCTGTCCTCTAAAAATTGTCCTAGACAGGGTGGTTTTAACTTCAACTGGTGTGCTTCTGGGTTGCTGGCAG GTGATTTCTGGAGCTGATCCTGTAACTATTCGTGCTAAGCTGAGAACTGCTCTTCCACATGCACCTGAGAAGCAGCTT TATGATGATGCTATTCTTCACACATCATTTGCAAGGCTTCTGGGTCACCCTACGGCTTCATCCATG GACCATCAAAATACTTCAGATCAACTCAAATTCTTCCACGAACTAGTTGCTCGTCTAAACAGCGAAATCCATGGATTCGAG GCAAAGGTGTCTGAGCTCTGGTACGTGAAGAGTACGACTTGTTGGCGCTCGCCTTGGACGGACGAATGA
- the LOC123212354 gene encoding LOW QUALITY PROTEIN: pentatricopeptide repeat-containing protein At1g74600, chloroplastic-like (The sequence of the model RefSeq protein was modified relative to this genomic sequence to represent the inferred CDS: inserted 4 bases in 3 codons): MQVYSLAIKNGFYTSGYVRAGMIDLFAKNFTFEDALRVFGDVSCENVVVWNSIISGAVRNGDYWIALDLFRQMGHRSLVPNSYTFSSVLSACAMLRELEIGKKFKXELIKCGANDVFLGTAVVDLYAKCGDPDDAKKEFWRMPIRNVVSWTAIISGFVQKGDSFLALKFFKEMRXTSVEITSIQLQVSLTACAKPCMLKEGEEIHSWILKTGFYMDPVVIAALINMYSKXGCTGLSEKVFAEMEDRVSPSIWTVMISSFALNQSSQKAIELLQRMLWEGLKPDEFCISSVLSVIDSLDLGKQIHCCALKAALINDLSVGCSLLTMYSKCGNLEDSYKVFELIPIRDNALWASMIVGCSEHGFVQLAFQLFREMLVEEIMPDQITLSAILKACFSLPYLKMGKEIHGYVLRAGIDKTLIGGALVSMYSKCSALKSARRVLDILPLKDKVSCASLISGYAENGLIEDAVFLFYEMLTSDLAVDSFMLSSVLRAISFSYKSGLGTQLHGYIMKLGLDSEISVGSSLVTMYSKSGSVEDCCKAFQQIDEPDLIAWTALITSYAQNGKGAEALRIFEFMKNKGIRPDSVTFVGVLSACSHNGLVEEGYFHFNSMAKDYGIKPNNHHYACMVDLLGRSGRLKEAEKFIKNMPIEPDALLWGTLLAACKVHGDIELGRLAAENVMKLDPSDAGAYVSLSNICAEVGQWEDVLKVRSQMRGTGVEKEPGWSLT; the protein is encoded by the exons ATGCAAGTTTATTCCTTAGCAATTAAAAATGGGTTCTATACAAGTGGCTATGTTCGGGCTGGAATGATAGATTTGTTTGCGAAGAATTTTACTTTTGAGGATGCTTTGAGGGTATTTGGTGATGTTTCATGTGAGAATGTGGTTGTTTGGAATTCTATTATATCTGGGGCTGTGAGGAATGGAGATTACTGGATTGCATTGGATCTGTTTCGCCAAATGGGTCATAGGTCTCTGGTTCCAAATAGTTATACATTTTCAAGTGTTTTGTCGGCTTGTGCTATGCTAAGGGAACTTGAGATTGGGAAAAAATTCAA GGAGTTGATCAAGTGTGGTGCAAACGATGTTTTTCTGGGGACTGCTGTTGTTGACTTGTATGCTAAATGTGGAGATCCAGATGATGCTAAGAAAGAATTCTGGCGGATGCCAATCCGAAATGTGGTTTCTTGGACTGCTATCATTTCTGGCTTTGTGCAGAAGGGAGATTCTTTCCTTGccctcaaattttttaaagaaatga AAACAAGCGTGGAAATAACATCTATACAGTTACAAGTGTCATTAACCGCCTGCGCAAAACCATGTATGTTGAAAGAGGGAGAAGAGATACATTCATGGATTCTAAAAACTGGGTTCTATATGGATCCAGTGGTAATTGCTGCACTAATCaatatgtactcaa tagggTGTACTGGTTTATCTGAGAAGGTTTTTGCAGAGATGGAAGATAGAGTGAGTCCAAGTATATGGACTGTTATGATATCTTCTTTTGCTCTGAATCAGAGCTCTCAAAAGGCAATTGAATTGCTACAAAGAATGTTATGGGAAGGTCTGAAACCTGATGAGTTTTGTATTTCTAGTGTTTTAAGTGTTATAGACTCTTTAGATTTGGGGAAACAAATCCACTGCTGTGCTCTTAAAGCTGCATTGATTAATGATCTTTCTGTTGGTTGTTCTCTTTTGACAATGTACTCTAAGTGTGGCAATTTGGAGGACTCTTATAAAGTGTTTGAGCTAATTCCTATCAGAGACAATGCTTTATGGGCCTCAATGATTGTTGGATGTTCAGAACATGGCTTTGTACAATTAGCTTTTCAATTATTCAGGGAAATGCTAGTTGAAGAAATTATGCCCGATCAAATTACTCTCTCTGCAATCCTTAAAGCTTGCTTTTCTCTTCCTTATCTGAAAATGGGTAAGGAAATTCATGGGTATGTTCTTCGTGCTGGAATTGACAAAACACTTATCGGTGGTGCACTTGTAAGCATGTACTCAAAGTGCAGTGCACTAAAATCAGCTAGGAGGGTACTTGACATTCTACCTCTAAAAGATAAGGTTTCATGTGCTTCATTAATTTCAGGATATGCCGAAAATGGCTTAATTGAAGATGCAGTCTTCTTGTTCTATGAAATGCTGACGTCTGATTTAGCAGTTGACTCCTTCATGCTTTCATCTGTTCTAAGAGCTATTTCTTTCTCATACAAATCAGGCCTTGGGACTCAACTGCATGGCTACATCATGAAATTGGGTTTAGACTCTGAAATTTCTGTTGGAAGTTCGCTTGTTACAATGTATTCAAAATCTGGAAGTGTTGAAGATTGCTGTAAAGCATTCCAACAGATTGATGAACCTGACCTAATCGCTTGGACAGCTTTGATAACAAGCTATGCTCAAAATGGAAAAGGGGCAGAGGCTTTGAGAATCTTTGagtttatgaaaaataaaggaATCAGACCTGATTCAGTGACCTTTGTTGGGGTTTTATCCGCTTGTAGCCATAATGGTTTGGTTGAGGAAGGATATTTCCATTTTAATTCAATGGCCAAAGACTATGGAATCAAGCCTAATAACCATCACTATGCTTGTATGGTTGATCTTCTTGGTCGCTCAGGGAGATTAAAAGAGGCTGAGAAGTTCATAAAAAACATGCCCATAGAACCTGATGCTTTGTTATGGGGAACATTGCTTGCTGCTTGTAAAGTGCATGGAGATATTGAACTTGGAAGGCTAGCAGCTGAGAATGTTATGAAGTTGGATCCAAGTGATGCTGGAGCTTATGTTTCCTTGTCAAATATCTGTGCAGAAGTTGGCCAATGGGAAGACGTCCTAAAAGTCAGGAGCCAGATGAGGGGAACTGGAGTTGAAAAGGAACCTGGTTGGAGTCTTACGTGA